From Terriglobales bacterium, one genomic window encodes:
- a CDS encoding IgA Peptidase M64: MIRKLALFVLFTTVAMSAATNVPRTMRLDYFHTGNANQEMFSFDQVVLEPLPFPGNPAKPIDESNLGKYIFEVRDRASNKLLYSRGFASIYGEWETTDEAKTLNRTFSESLRFPAPEKPVQVVLKKRDELMAFHEVWSVNIDPKDKFIDRSTMKAPANLIELQKSGDPTVKVDFLILGDGYTAAEMPKFEKDARRLMDILFSTSPFKEHRADFNVWGLCPPAEQSGISRPSTGIYRKSPVGATYDAFDSERYVLTFDNKAFRTIAQFAPYDVVEILTNTNTYGGGGIFNLYSTVAADSGWSPYVFVHEFGHHFAGLGDEYYTSDVSYAPATKRIEPWDPNVTALLDKKDFKWADMVSPGTPLPTPWNKEAFSQYSHSIQKRRREIRAQNRPEAEMDALFAEELKHEDEMLGAEKYAGKVGAFEGALYEAKGYYRPEVNCIMFTRHNQFCSVCKRAIERVIAMYTGS, from the coding sequence ATGATCCGCAAACTTGCGTTGTTCGTTCTATTTACTACGGTCGCGATGTCTGCCGCCACCAATGTTCCGCGCACGATGCGCCTCGACTACTTTCACACCGGCAACGCCAACCAGGAGATGTTCAGCTTCGACCAAGTTGTGCTTGAGCCGTTGCCTTTCCCGGGCAATCCGGCAAAACCGATCGACGAGAGCAATCTCGGCAAGTACATCTTCGAGGTGCGCGACCGCGCTTCCAATAAGCTGCTTTACTCGCGGGGGTTCGCTTCGATCTATGGCGAGTGGGAGACCACCGACGAAGCCAAGACTCTGAACCGCACGTTCTCCGAGTCACTGCGCTTCCCTGCTCCAGAGAAGCCGGTACAGGTGGTACTGAAGAAGCGAGACGAACTCATGGCCTTTCACGAGGTATGGTCGGTGAACATCGATCCGAAGGACAAGTTCATTGATCGCTCGACGATGAAGGCTCCGGCGAACCTGATCGAGTTGCAGAAGTCGGGAGATCCAACGGTGAAGGTTGACTTCCTCATTCTCGGCGACGGCTACACTGCGGCGGAAATGCCGAAGTTCGAGAAAGACGCACGCCGACTGATGGACATTCTCTTCTCGACGTCGCCATTCAAGGAACATCGCGCCGACTTCAATGTATGGGGACTTTGTCCTCCGGCGGAACAGTCGGGCATTTCGCGGCCTTCCACGGGCATTTACCGGAAGTCGCCGGTGGGAGCGACATATGATGCGTTCGATTCGGAGCGTTACGTACTGACGTTCGACAACAAGGCGTTCCGCACGATCGCGCAGTTCGCGCCGTATGACGTGGTCGAGATCCTCACGAACACGAACACCTATGGTGGGGGCGGAATCTTCAACTTGTACTCGACTGTAGCGGCCGATAGCGGATGGTCGCCGTACGTATTCGTGCACGAGTTTGGACACCACTTCGCCGGACTCGGGGACGAGTATTACACCTCGGACGTTTCCTATGCTCCGGCGACTAAAAGGATCGAGCCCTGGGACCCGAACGTGACTGCCCTGTTGGATAAGAAGGACTTCAAATGGGCCGACATGGTTTCGCCCGGCACTCCGCTACCTACACCGTGGAACAAAGAGGCGTTCTCGCAGTACTCGCATTCCATCCAGAAGCGCCGGCGCGAGATCAGGGCGCAGAACCGTCCCGAAGCGGAGATGGACGCCTTGTTTGCCGAGGAACTGAAGCACGAAGACGAGATGCTAGGCGCTGAAAAGTATGCCGGAAAGGTGGGAGCTTTCGAGGGTGCATTGTACGAAGCGAAGGGGTACTACCGTCCGGAGGTGAACTGCATTATGTTCACGCGGCACAACCAGTTCTGTTCCGTGTGCAAGCGGGCGATTGAGCGAGTGATCGCGATGTACACGGGAAGCTAG
- a CDS encoding LysR substrate-binding domain-containing protein: MDHIDLRHLRYFVAVAEELHFGRAAARLGIQQPPLSQQIKYLESTLGHPLFERTSRSVALTAAGRELLERARRTLARVQEDLNAVRRVGRGEIGNLTVGFAGSAMLTSLPDVIRSYRREYPAVQLRLMEMVTAEVIEHLRDGTVDLGFLRDPGEVEGLVIQSLMREPFVAILPARHRLASQQSISIAKLKGEPFVFHPRSMGPVAYDRTMGVCERAGFRPQVVQEAPQWPTAIRLIGAGLGVSIAPACVAKLGTPGVVFRRIVAKDAFTEIALGRRDEPMTPTAEAFVGMAKVAFAAN; this comes from the coding sequence ATGGATCATATTGATCTTCGACATCTCCGATACTTTGTAGCCGTCGCCGAGGAACTTCATTTCGGGCGCGCAGCGGCACGGCTCGGCATCCAGCAGCCTCCGTTGTCGCAGCAGATCAAGTACCTGGAATCAACCTTAGGGCACCCATTGTTCGAGCGCACTTCCCGATCGGTGGCGCTGACGGCTGCGGGACGCGAGTTGCTCGAGCGCGCGCGGCGAACGCTTGCCCGAGTACAAGAGGATTTGAATGCGGTCCGCCGGGTGGGCCGGGGAGAGATTGGCAACCTGACAGTTGGGTTTGCGGGTTCAGCGATGCTCACGTCATTGCCTGATGTGATCAGGTCGTACCGGCGCGAATATCCTGCGGTCCAGCTTCGACTGATGGAGATGGTTACGGCAGAGGTTATCGAGCATTTGCGGGACGGAACGGTGGACCTGGGTTTCCTGCGAGATCCGGGCGAAGTGGAAGGCCTGGTAATCCAAAGCCTTATGCGAGAGCCATTTGTCGCAATTCTGCCGGCACGACATCGGCTGGCGAGCCAACAGAGTATCTCGATCGCGAAGCTGAAGGGAGAACCGTTCGTCTTTCATCCGCGAAGCATGGGGCCGGTCGCTTATGACAGGACGATGGGCGTGTGCGAGCGCGCAGGATTCCGTCCGCAGGTGGTGCAGGAAGCGCCTCAATGGCCGACGGCAATAAGGTTGATCGGCGCGGGACTGGGTGTGTCGATCGCCCCGGCCTGCGTGGCGAAGTTGGGAACACCGGGCGTGGTGTTTCGAAGAATCGTGGCGAAAGATGCATTCACGGAAATAGCGCTCGGTAGAAGAGATGAGCCGATGACGCCTACCGCAGAAGCGTTTGTGGGAATGGCGAAGGTGGCGTTTGCAGCAAACTGA
- a CDS encoding GNAT family N-acetyltransferase, producing MSIVTYNGEEDDVGAQPLMREEPSAEPTVRLFRPGDEADFRRLNEEWIRRDFKIEEKDLASFDDPQHKIIDGGGQIFMAMLDGVAVGCVALLKMDGRTYELAKMATDECFRRRGIGRALMNAAIAWARQQKARRLYLETNHVLTPAMKLYESCGFRYIPKERQKPSPYVRSDVQMEMCLEPEWVQYI from the coding sequence TTGTCTATCGTTACCTACAACGGTGAGGAGGACGATGTGGGAGCACAACCGCTAATGCGCGAAGAACCATCTGCCGAGCCAACGGTTCGCCTTTTTCGGCCCGGAGATGAAGCGGATTTCCGCCGTCTCAACGAAGAGTGGATTCGCCGCGATTTCAAGATCGAAGAAAAGGATCTCGCGTCCTTTGACGACCCGCAGCACAAGATCATCGACGGCGGCGGCCAGATATTCATGGCAATGCTCGACGGTGTTGCGGTGGGCTGTGTGGCCCTTCTGAAAATGGACGGTCGAACTTATGAGCTCGCGAAGATGGCCACCGACGAGTGTTTTCGGCGTCGCGGCATCGGGCGAGCCCTTATGAATGCCGCTATCGCCTGGGCCCGCCAGCAGAAAGCCCGCAGGCTCTACCTGGAGACGAACCACGTGCTTACGCCGGCTATGAAATTGTACGAGTCCTGCGGATTCCGCTACATCCCGAAGGAGCGCCAGAAGCCCTCGCCTTACGTCCGCTCCGACGTGCAGATGGAAATGTGCCTTGAGCCGGAGTGGGTGCAATACATCTAA
- the lon gene encoding endopeptidase La yields the protein MTQGKEKFDTKRLPMMPIRDVVIFPYMMTPFVVGRESSVRALEEALAGDKKIFLATQHDASIDEPKPNEIYQVGTIVNIVQSLKLPDGNIKVLVEGVERGKILQLVDTDGYFEATVRTVKYTTEVTQPIETAMQRVTSLFEQYVKLCQSLNYETMIAAVRMEDPSRLTDTIAANLQLSIEEKQELLEIFDPAERLNRIADVLDIEIEKLNMDRAIQTRVKRQMERAQKEYYLNEKIKAIQKELGRGEKSEWDELKKKVDNAGMPKEVHEKALQELKKLEAMPPMSAESTVSRNYLDWLLAVPWKKKSKEIRNIEHAEKILNEDHYGLEKIKERILEFLAVRQLVKNPKGSILCFVGPPGVGKTSLGMSIAKATGRKFVRMSLGGVRDEAEIRGHRRTYIGALPGQIIQMMKKAGTKNPVFMLDEVDKMSMDFRGDPSAALLEVLDPEQNFMFVDHYLDVEYDLSQIFFIATANVMHTIPPALQDRMEVLRLHGYTEPEKLEIAKQFLVRKQREQAGLEEKSAVFTDDALLTIIRSYTREAGVRNLEREIGNVCRKIARRVVKDAKYTVTVTAEMVEEFLGVAKFRDTLANEKSEIGLVTGLAWTEVGGSILTTEASVVEGKGGKPILTGKLGDVMQESAQAAMTYVRSRWKSLGLPRDFYRSCDIHVHVPEGAIPKDGPSAGITMATAISSALSKIPVRREVAMTGEITLRGKILPIGGLKEKLLAAMRAGIKEVIIPKENEKDLTEVPENLRTAMKIHPVDTMDQVLAIALEQPLPEIVEDLPEGQALPAIPPAATEGPTAHQ from the coding sequence TTGACCCAAGGCAAAGAGAAATTCGATACCAAGCGGCTTCCGATGATGCCCATTCGCGATGTCGTCATCTTCCCGTACATGATGACGCCGTTCGTGGTGGGCCGCGAGTCCAGCGTACGCGCTCTTGAAGAGGCGCTCGCGGGGGACAAGAAAATTTTCCTGGCGACGCAGCATGACGCCAGCATCGATGAACCGAAGCCGAACGAAATCTATCAGGTTGGCACGATCGTCAATATCGTGCAGAGCCTGAAGCTCCCCGACGGCAACATCAAGGTGCTCGTGGAGGGAGTGGAGCGCGGCAAGATACTGCAACTGGTGGACACCGACGGCTACTTCGAAGCGACCGTCCGCACGGTGAAGTACACCACTGAAGTGACGCAGCCGATCGAGACGGCAATGCAGCGGGTGACATCGCTGTTCGAGCAGTACGTGAAGCTCTGCCAGTCACTGAACTACGAGACGATGATTGCCGCCGTCAGGATGGAAGATCCGTCGCGTTTGACGGACACCATCGCGGCGAACCTTCAGCTTTCGATCGAAGAGAAGCAGGAACTCTTGGAGATCTTCGATCCGGCTGAGCGACTGAACCGTATCGCCGATGTACTGGATATCGAAATCGAGAAGCTGAACATGGATCGCGCCATCCAGACCCGCGTGAAGCGGCAGATGGAGCGTGCTCAGAAAGAGTATTACCTCAACGAGAAGATCAAGGCCATCCAGAAGGAACTGGGCCGCGGCGAAAAGAGCGAGTGGGACGAACTCAAGAAGAAGGTAGACAACGCCGGCATGCCGAAGGAAGTACATGAGAAGGCATTGCAGGAGTTGAAGAAGCTGGAAGCCATGCCGCCGATGTCGGCTGAGAGCACCGTTTCCCGCAACTACCTCGACTGGCTGCTCGCGGTTCCGTGGAAGAAGAAATCGAAAGAAATCCGCAATATCGAACACGCGGAAAAAATCCTGAACGAAGATCACTATGGCCTGGAGAAGATCAAGGAACGCATCCTTGAATTCCTCGCTGTGCGCCAGTTGGTAAAGAACCCGAAGGGTTCGATCCTGTGCTTCGTTGGACCTCCGGGCGTGGGAAAAACTTCGCTCGGCATGTCGATTGCCAAGGCGACGGGCCGCAAATTCGTGCGCATGTCACTGGGCGGCGTGCGGGATGAAGCGGAAATTCGCGGACACCGGCGCACCTACATCGGTGCGTTGCCCGGCCAGATCATCCAGATGATGAAGAAGGCCGGCACCAAGAACCCGGTCTTCATGCTCGATGAAGTCGACAAGATGTCGATGGACTTCCGCGGCGACCCGTCGGCCGCGCTGCTCGAGGTCCTCGATCCCGAACAGAACTTCATGTTCGTCGACCACTATCTCGACGTCGAGTACGACTTGTCGCAGATCTTCTTCATCGCCACCGCGAACGTGATGCACACGATTCCGCCGGCACTTCAGGACCGCATGGAGGTGCTGCGGCTGCACGGCTATACCGAACCAGAAAAGCTGGAGATCGCCAAACAGTTCCTCGTCCGCAAGCAACGCGAACAGGCCGGACTGGAAGAAAAATCGGCTGTGTTCACGGACGATGCCCTGCTGACTATCATCCGCAGCTACACGCGGGAAGCTGGCGTCCGTAACCTCGAACGCGAAATCGGCAACGTATGCCGGAAGATCGCGCGTCGCGTGGTGAAAGACGCGAAGTACACCGTCACGGTCACGGCGGAGATGGTGGAAGAATTCCTCGGCGTGGCAAAGTTCCGCGACACGCTGGCGAATGAGAAGAGCGAAATTGGCCTGGTCACCGGACTCGCCTGGACGGAAGTAGGCGGCTCGATTCTTACGACCGAAGCCTCGGTCGTAGAAGGAAAGGGCGGCAAGCCGATCCTGACTGGAAAGCTCGGCGACGTGATGCAGGAATCGGCGCAGGCCGCTATGACCTACGTACGCTCACGCTGGAAATCGCTGGGACTTCCGCGCGACTTCTACAGGAGCTGCGACATCCACGTGCACGTGCCGGAAGGCGCGATTCCGAAGGACGGCCCATCGGCCGGCATCACCATGGCCACCGCAATTTCGAGCGCTCTCAGCAAGATTCCGGTGCGCCGCGAGGTTGCGATGACGGGCGAGATCACGCTGCGCGGAAAGATTCTTCCAATCGGCGGATTGAAGGAAAAGCTGCTGGCAGCAATGCGGGCAGGCATCAAGGAAGTGATAATCCCGAAGGAGAACGAGAAGGATCTGACCGAGGTACCGGAAAACCTGCGTACCGCAATGAAGATCCATCCGGTGGACACCATGGACCAGGTGCTGGCTATCGCGCTGGAGCAGCCGTTGCCGGAGATCGTGGAAGATCTGCCCGAAGGTCAGGCGCTACCAGCAATTCCGCCCGCGGCCACAGAAGGGCCAACGGCACATCAGTAA
- a CDS encoding YbhB/YbcL family Raf kinase inhibitor-like protein, translated as MQKVLLIALLSLAVPLFAQQHGGSMKIESSAFANGQGIPQKYTCQGTDVSPALKWSEAPQNVKTFALIADDPDAPIGTWVHWVVYDLPANAHDLPEGVAKTDHANGGTQGINDFKKIGYGGPCPPPGKTHRYFFKLYALDTALGLRPGATKQQVEQAMKGHILAQAEVMGTYQRR; from the coding sequence ATGCAGAAAGTACTCCTGATCGCGTTGCTATCGTTGGCAGTTCCATTGTTCGCGCAGCAACATGGAGGAAGTATGAAGATTGAGAGTTCCGCCTTCGCTAATGGGCAGGGGATCCCGCAGAAATATACATGCCAGGGCACCGATGTTTCTCCGGCCCTGAAGTGGTCGGAAGCGCCCCAAAACGTGAAGACCTTCGCGTTGATTGCGGATGATCCCGACGCACCGATAGGTACATGGGTGCATTGGGTGGTTTACGATCTGCCCGCGAATGCACATGACCTACCGGAAGGCGTCGCGAAAACCGATCATGCCAACGGCGGCACGCAGGGAATAAATGATTTCAAGAAGATCGGGTACGGAGGCCCGTGCCCACCACCGGGAAAGACCCACCGGTACTTCTTCAAGCTCTACGCGCTGGACACGGCACTTGGACTGAGGCCGGGTGCGACGAAGCAGCAGGTGGAGCAGGCAATGAAGGGTCACATACTCGCGCAGGCTGAGGTGATGGGCACGTATCAAAGAAGGTAG